The Brachyspira aalborgi genome has a segment encoding these proteins:
- a CDS encoding glycosyltransferase family 2 protein, whose protein sequence is MKINDLVSILVPVYNIEKNIEKNINILIEKISPFIENFEIIISDDGSEDNSKKIIEKICKENKNIIGVYSKENHGKGNALKRACEIAKGKYIIFCDGDMEINPSQLENFFEIMNKENADIVIGSKRHKDSIVNYSNIRKIISFVYFMFVKIFFNLPIQDTQTGLKLFKREAIINIFPRILVKAFAYDLEVLVACNSNGKKIVSAPVIVNPNRHFGFIKLSVLWKTFIDTLAIFYRLNIVKFYEDLFEELKLNSLVSIIIPLKKINDYIKEEVEYLLEQTYKNFEVIILPDSFSNEEIDLEIFKDKRIKIIETGDIPPALKRAKGVEISKGEILAFLDDDTYPEKDWLKNSLRALETKNINALGGPAITSPKDNFSKQISGLIYSSTLMSGKHRARYIPCKVQYVRDFPSCNFIITKKLYDKVGGFNSEYWPGEDTILCNNIMKNKEKILYTPEMQVYHHRRDLFFGHFKQLKGYAWHRGYFVKKFGGNSFELSYFIPSIFLLWTILLPILLIFKFPIFINNLIPAFNINIIKFVLFIPHILYFICLIISWISSFSLIKGFCKIIGIFLSHFVYGFFFIKGFFKGLKS, encoded by the coding sequence ATGAAGATAAACGATTTAGTTTCTATATTAGTTCCCGTGTATAATATAGAAAAAAATATAGAAAAAAATATTAATATTCTTATAGAAAAAATTTCTCCGTTTATAGAAAATTTTGAAATAATAATTTCAGACGATGGAAGCGAAGATAATTCAAAAAAAATTATAGAAAAAATATGCAAAGAAAATAAAAATATTATAGGCGTATATTCAAAAGAAAATCATGGAAAAGGAAACGCTTTAAAAAGAGCATGCGAAATTGCAAAAGGAAAATATATTATATTCTGCGATGGCGATATGGAAATAAATCCTTCGCAACTTGAAAACTTTTTTGAAATAATGAATAAAGAAAACGCCGATATTGTAATCGGTTCTAAAAGGCATAAAGATTCTATAGTTAATTATTCTAATATAAGAAAAATTATTTCTTTCGTATATTTTATGTTCGTTAAAATATTTTTTAATTTGCCAATACAAGACACTCAAACGGGATTAAAATTATTTAAAAGAGAAGCGATAATAAATATTTTTCCAAGAATTTTAGTTAAAGCTTTCGCTTATGATTTGGAAGTTTTAGTCGCTTGCAATTCAAACGGTAAAAAAATAGTATCCGCTCCCGTTATAGTTAATCCTAATAGACATTTTGGTTTTATAAAATTAAGCGTTCTTTGGAAAACTTTTATAGACACTTTGGCAATTTTTTATAGATTAAATATAGTTAAATTCTATGAAGATTTATTTGAAGAATTAAAATTAAACTCGCTTGTAAGTATAATAATTCCTTTAAAAAAAATAAACGATTATATAAAAGAAGAAGTGGAATATTTGCTTGAACAAACTTATAAAAATTTTGAAGTTATTATACTTCCAGATTCTTTTTCAAATGAAGAAATCGATTTAGAAATTTTTAAAGATAAAAGAATAAAAATAATTGAAACGGGAGATATTCCGCCTGCATTAAAAAGAGCGAAAGGAGTTGAAATTTCAAAAGGAGAGATTTTAGCTTTTTTAGACGATGATACTTATCCCGAAAAAGATTGGCTTAAAAATTCTTTAAGAGCTTTAGAAACTAAAAATATAAACGCGTTAGGCGGACCCGCTATAACTTCGCCAAAAGATAATTTTTCAAAACAAATTAGCGGACTTATTTATAGTTCTACTTTAATGAGCGGAAAGCATAGAGCGAGATATATTCCATGTAAAGTTCAATATGTTAGAGATTTTCCAAGTTGCAATTTTATCATAACAAAAAAACTTTACGATAAAGTCGGCGGTTTTAATAGCGAATATTGGCCTGGAGAAGATACGATTCTTTGCAATAATATAATGAAGAATAAAGAAAAAATATTATATACTCCCGAGATGCAAGTTTATCACCATAGAAGAGATTTATTTTTTGGACATTTCAAACAACTTAAAGGCTACGCTTGGCATAGAGGTTATTTTGTTAAAAAATTTGGCGGAAATTCTTTTGAATTATCATATTTTATTCCTTCAATATTTTTATTATGGACGATTCTTTTGCCAATTCTTTTAATTTTCAAATTTCCAATTTTTATAAATAATTTAATTCCCGCTTTTAATATAAATATAATAAAATTTGTTTTATTTATTCCGCATATTTTATATTTTATTTGTTTAATTATAAGTTGGATAAGTTCTTTTTCTTTAATTAAAGGATTTTGCAAAATAATTGGAATATTTCTTTCTCATTTTGTTTATGGATTTTTCTTTATTAAAGGGTTTTTTAAAGGTTTAAAATCATAA